From Anopheles darlingi chromosome 2, idAnoDarlMG_H_01, whole genome shotgun sequence, the proteins below share one genomic window:
- the LOC125952850 gene encoding fibrinogen-like protein 1 — MERLVCGIVVILVAGQVSCFLNVSLIEELREEVRNQQKTFKENQNHLRQILELLSKIQRETQNQIEGSKVASDQQHETKWHAETNKTIVPARCAQREKILKALITLQQEAQQQRKDVANDRIEFLKWRTEFQEIIAYIMKYQSLSNQQAESKSKESSGGNDTEQVNRGNKEQHNVLLVFYKPSYRSCGKALVKTSGKYNISPTASSSPFSAYCEEEKFGGGWMVIQHRFNGSLSFNRNWTDYRNGFGDVEGEHWLGLEKVYQLTKEHTYELLVEMKDFQNNYKYAKYSSFAIGSESESYRMTTLGTHSGTAGNSLRYHKGMKFSTPDKDNDVRDDANCAQICAGGWWFTDCYNGFLNGLYRKVRAKGISIIAWYDFNNDLRGLSYSRMMIRPVN; from the exons ATGGAACGTTTAGTTTGTGGTATAGTCGTGATTTTAGTGGCAGGGCAAGTGAGCTGCTTTCTCAACGTATCGCTAATAGAG GAATTAAGAGAAGAAGTGCGTAACCAACAGAAGACCtttaaagaaaatcaaaaccatctTAGGCAGATTCTCGAACTGTTGAGCAAGATACAGCGTGAGACTCAAAATCAAATCGAAGGGTCGAAAGTAGCAAGCGATCAAcagcacgaaacgaaatggcaCGCAGAGACCAACAAAACGATCGTACCTGCAAGATGTGCTCAACGAGAGAAAATTCTTAAAGCTCTGATTACCTTACAGCAAGAAGCCCAACAGCAAAGGAAGGACGTAGCAAATGATCGTattgaatttttgaaatggCGCACAGAATTCCAAGAAATAATCGCATACATAATGAAGTACCAGTCATTATCCAACCAACAAGCAGAATCGAAAAGCAAGGAATCGTCAGGGGGGAACGATACAGAGCAAGTCAATCGCGGGAATAAGGAGCAGCATAATgtgttattggttttttatAAACCATCATATCGGTCCTGTGGAAAGGCGCTCGTGAAAACGTCCGGAAAGTATAATATCAGTCccacagcatcatcctcacccTTTTCTGCATATTGTGAAGAGGAAAAGTTTGGTGGCGGATGGATGGTAATTCAGCATCGTTTCAACGGATCTCTGAGCTTCAATCGCAACTGGACCGACTATCGAAATGGATTCGGCGATGTCGAAGGTGAGCACTGGCTTGGTCTCGAAAAGGTTTATCAGTTGACAAAAGAGCATACTTATGAGTTGTTGGTCGAGATGAAGGACTTTCAGAATAACTACAAATATGCTAAATACAGCTCATTCGCAATCggcagcgaaagcgagagTTATCGTATGACAACTCTGGGGACTCATAGTGGCACGGCAGGAAATTCACTGAGATATCACAAAGGAATGAAGTTTTCAACTCCAGATAAAGATAACGATGTTCGTGATGATGCGAACTGTGCCCAAATCTGTGCTGGAGGATGGTGGTTCACTGATTGCTACAATGGGTTTTTAAACGGACTGTATCGAAAAGTAAGGGCAAAAGGAATATCCATAATCGCCTGGTATGATTTCAACAATGATTTGCGAGGGCTAAGCTATTCTCGAATGATGATTCGTCCAGTGAACTAA
- the LOC125952843 gene encoding equilibrative nucleoside transporter 1, with protein sequence MDYATNSRPLLQDTDDRETGDSDDTFLDDNYAGSINASTSNIPAIQLAKDRSQASASSISTTTTAETRIVGSGNRIAPSDKYNFTYAVFYLMGMTTMVPWNFFVTAEEYWQYKFRNVSSNDTSSMTPRQLEFQSDLSIAAAVPGVVFLILNACVGHRIPLSLRMNGSLVLMLLIMMGTTALVRVDTDSWQDDFFNLTMLTVVVINSFSAILTGGLFGIAGQFSAHYMTAAVSGQALGGIFSAIADIIALTFASNPVTTAFVFFIIGCVVLLLSQILYIVMSKTLFFRYHTSATLMKSSLEADPTARDLCPRLEPRFPVVLRKIWLYGFSEWLIFVTTLSIYPAVTVLVGSQNHGRPWNDVYFLPVVNYLLFNTGDYLGRVFAGLFEWPSNNALLIGLLTIARIAFVPAMLLCNITQHHNFPVLIHSDYIFTVLMAAFALSNGYLANVALIGAPRSVEPYEKEMASSMMAAFLGIGLACGSAISLMIIEWIK encoded by the exons ATGGATTATGCAACGAATTCGCGGCCCCTGTTACAGGACACGGATGACCGTGAGACGGGCGACAGTGACGACACGTTCCTGGACGACAACTATGCCGGATCGATAAATGCCTCGACCAGCAACATTCCAGCCATCCAGCTAGCCAAGGACCGCTCccaggccagcgccagcagcatctcaacgacgacgacagcggaAACGCGCATCGTCGGATCGGGCAACCGGATCGCTCCGTCCGACAAGTACAACTTTACCTACGCAGTTTTCTACCTGATGggcatgacgacgatggttccGTGGAATTTCTTCGTCACCGCCGAGGAGTACTGGCAGTACAAGTTCCGGAACGTGTCCTCCAACGACACTTCCTCGATGACGCCGCGTCAGCTCGAGTTCCAGTCGGATCTGAGCATCGCGGCGGCCGTTCCGGGTGTCGTGTTTCTCATACTGAACGCTTGCGTTGGCCACCGGATACCGCTCAGCTTGCGTATGAACGGATCGCTCGTACTAATGCTGCTCATCATGATGGGCACGACGGCGCTGGTACGCGTTGATACCGATAGTTGGCAGGACGACTTCTTCAACCTGACGAtgctcaccgtcgtcgtgatcAATA GTTTCTCGGCCATCCTAACCGGAGGTCTGTTCGGTATTGCGGGTCAGTTTAGTGCCCACTACATGACGGCCGCCGTCAGTGGACAGGCACTCGGTGGTATTTTCTCGGCAATCGCCGACATCATTGCACTTACCTTCGCCAGCAATCCGGTCACGACGGCATTCGTGTTTTTCATTATCGGCTGTGTGGTTCTACTGCTGTCCCAGATCCTCTACATCGTGATGTCCAAGACGCTCTTCTTCCGGTACCACACCTCGGCCACCCTCATGAAGAGCTCACTCGAGGCGGACCCGACTGCACGTGACCTTTGTCCGCGTCTCGAACCACGCTTCCCGGTGGTACTACGCAAGATCTGGCTGTATGGATTCTCCGAGTGGCTGATCTTCGTTACGACCCTCTCGATCTATCCGGCTGTGACGGTGCTGGTTGGGTCTCAGAACCATGGCCGACCGTGGAACGACGTGTACTTCCTGCCCGTCGTCAACTATCTTCTCTTCAACACGGGCGACTATCTGGGGCGCGTATTTGCTGGCCTCTTCGAATGG ccGTCGAACAATGCGCTGCTGATTGGATTGCTGACGATCGCGAGGATCGCGTTCGTACCGGCGATGCTGCTCTGTAACATAACGCAGCATCACAACTTTCCGGTATTGATTCATTCCGATTACATCTTCACCGTGCTGATGGCTGCGTTTGCGCTGTCGAACGGCTATCTGGCCAACGTGGCCCTAATCGGTGCACCACGATCGGTCGAACCGTACGAGAAGGAAATGGCTTCTTCGATGATGGCCGCCTTCCTCGGTATCGGGCTGGCGTGTGGATCCGCCATCAGTCTCATGATCATCGAGTGGATCAAGTGA